Genomic DNA from Acanthopagrus latus isolate v.2019 chromosome 2, fAcaLat1.1, whole genome shotgun sequence:
attatgttttaacACCTTTACACCGCAGCAGTAAAAGTCTCACCCCCATCGTCACCTAACTGATAGAACAAGCACCTGAGTGATTGTCTCCTCTTTATGTCTTGCTCTCCAGGGGGATCTGGTGTACGTGAACTATGGTCGTACAGAAGACTTTTTCCAGTTAGAGAGGGAGATGGGCATCAATGTTACTGGGAAGATTGTCATTGTTAGATATGGGAAAATATTCAGAGGCAATAAGGTAAGAAATCTCTTACATCATAACCCCACATGCTCACTGAATATTAGAATGTAACTGTAACCGTTTTGTGAGATTAATTCATCGCACTGTGGCATTTCAGActattcaaaattcaaaatgtgtccCACTGCCCTCTCACACTCTGTCTGGCTCAACAGGTGAAGAACGCCATGTTAGCCGGAGCGAAGGGGATCATTATGTTCTCAGACCCAGCAGATTACTGGGCTGCTGGAGTCAAGGTACTACTGGTGGTATTTTACTAGCATCTAAGAGTATTTTTGTGTTCACTTGTGTCAAGTCTGTAAAAcacaatttgtgtgtgtgtgtgtgtgtgtgtgcagccctaCCCTGCTGGCTGGAACCTGCCCGGTGGAGGAGCCCAGAGAGGAAATGTTCTCAACCTAAACGGAGCTGGAGACCCACTGACACCTGGGTATCCCGCTAAAGGTGCTTGTGCACAGAGCCTGTATGAGTGTCtacatgtgtgtgagtttatCTAATGTAGGGCTGTCTCCTGTTTTGCAGACTATACCTACAGATTCAGCCTTGAGGATGGGGTGGGGCTTCCTAAGATTCCTGTGCACCCAATTGGTTTCCATGATGCAATTCACCTGCTGAAGTAAaggtttttcattttacaattcGATGTATTGACCCTTTGCAACCCTAGATGGCACTAGAGAAACAGTCTGGTGATTACCAAAGTTATTCCAATTCGACCTGTGTAGAACATGGATGTAATCAACGGCAATCTACCATATAGTTGATGAGATATTTTGGTCTGGACTGCCGCCCCTAAACCTGCATGATAATAATCTTGAAGTCAGGGCAAGAAGCTAAAATTTTCATTTGGCTCCAGAAATTGCATGGGCAGctggtttctgttgtttatgAAAAGTGTTAAATATCTATCATTCAACAGGAACATGGGAGGACAGATTCCACCCAACAACTGGAAAGGAGCTCTGAATGTCTCCTACAGGATTGGGCCAGGCTTTACAGATGACTTCAAGAGCCAGTAAGTTCTTCCATCCACTTCACCCTATAATAACATGATCCCCCCCCCAATCCTCCTCCACTGTgaaactgtttttctctctaatCTCTCTTCTCCTGCGTCCCTGCAGTCTCCACTCTGTGTGTGAAGCGTTTGAATtgtttctccctttttgttgctctttttttctcactcggCTTTAATGATGGTGGCAAGTAGCCAGCTGAAGGACAATGGAGGCCcttgtgtctcctctgtgtgagAGACATACGTTCACATACAAACGCCACAAAAGCATGTAGTATGTAGCCATTTGCAGCAACAGAAATTGGGTCTTTTTGTGCTTTCGAACAGTCATTCCCAGAGCAACATCCCCCATCACAACAAGTAGAAACGATGTATTCTGTTATAAGGGACTTTAGCAAACATTTAACAGGGTTtgatctcttctctctgtctgtctgttctctcttctctttcatttttttctgtttgtatgtgaTTTGTATGTGATTGCCATTGCCGCCATTGTTTTGTTACTCTTATAACCCattcctccctttttctctcacacGTTTGTAATTTCCGGTTTAGCATAGCTCTATtgatctgtctctcctctgtctctcttccctccctgtGTGTTATCACCACTCCCTTAACCTGACTGTCTCAGGAAGGTGCGTATGAACATCAACACTGACAACAAAGTTACCAGGATCTACAACGTTATTGGCAGGATTAGAGGAGCTCTGGAGCCAGGTACAATGTATTATCATGCTCTAATCTTTCATCAAGCTTTTAGCAGCGTTTTACACACAAGGAACACATGCGAGTAACACACGAATACTGATGTACTAATGTAAACAGGTTAGGATAGGGTTATAAAATGATCTGAATTCATTTtggtcagaaaaacaaagctgcagctgcttcactctgTTTCTAAAGCTGCGTGTTTGGTGTGTGTAGACAGGTACGTGATTCTGGGAGGGCATCGGGACGCCTGGGTGTTTGGAGGAATTGATCCCATGTCTGGTGCTGCAGTGGTCCACGAAACTGTCAGGAGCGCTGGCAGGCTACTCAGTAAAGGTGCGTCTCTgcaagtgtgtgagtgagtaaaTAACAGTGTCCATAGTAAGTTAAcactatttttttcatatttattcaccTACTTGtacatattctgttttattttcataaccTTGTTAATTTTTGAAGACCTGAATATATAAAGTCGCCCACACCTTTGCCAACATGAAGACAGTATTCTTGTTTTCCCTATCATGAAAGGgaattttgtttcttttctttcacattttatttaagttttgcgattgaatttgttttattctatatattaatatatttcacatttcgAGAACAATGTCTGAATATCCTTTGAAAGGGCAGACCTGCACTTTTATGCTGGGATATGATTAGATCAGTCGGTAGAGCGGGagtcccatgtacagaggagtcccggcctggggccctttgctgcgtgtcactccccctctctctctctctctctctctctctctcaacctaTTTCCTGTCACGGCTTtagctgttctgtcaataaggccaaaaaaatatactttaaaagaaaaatgacaataaaagcatttatgACAATTTCTCATGAACAAAAAGTAGTTATCCTGACTCCACTCTTTTGTCCTGCGTCTGTAGGTTGGAGGCCCAGGAGGACTATAGTATTTGCCAGCTGGGATGCAGAAGAGTTTGGACTGCTGGGATCTACTGAATGGGCAGAGGTATACATATACTAACCCATACACCCTCATAgacatgtccacacacacacacacacacacacactgacactttaCCCTTCTCAACAGGATAATgccaagctgctgcaggagagagctGTGGCCTACATCAATGCCGACTCTGCCATTGAGGGTGAGTGTGTTTCTGGGCAGCTCAATATTCTTATTGAATTCAAGACAACGTTGAgactgagtttgttttgttacgGCTCATGTGTGCGAGTGTGATTGTATATCTTTTGAGTCCAGGCATGTACACACTGAGGGTTGACTGCACTCCGTCTCTACACACGTTGGTGTACGACCTCACCAAGCAGGTGAGCAGTAATGGAGCGGTCCATCTGAAAAAGAGCTGAGTAAATTCATCTTGTCCATCATGCTCACTCTTATGCTTTAatcctgtctctccctccctggttttctctctgtcttgccTCTACGTATGTAGATAACCAGTccagaagaaggagaggagggagtttCTCTGTATGAGAGCTGGCACAAGAGGGACAACTGGACGAATGACCGTGATGCACCCAGGTGCAAAACCTCACAATCAGATGCTTGTTTGGTTTTAGAGCCAGGGtttacacacacatgaaataacATCACAACGCCAATGAAATACACAGGGttcaagagaaacaaaacctCAGCAGCCACAATAGCAATACTGCAATCAGAGGTTAGTAGAGGGCAAAACAACAGGATGAATTAATAAGTCTAAGTGACAGCTGTGGCTTACCAGTTCTGTAATACAACCGttcaatcaaacacaaaatacaaagcTGCATAAAGACCAGTGGAAAACCTCTATAATCTTTGTGTCTATCTTGAgtttaaaacacaagaaaaagttCCAATGAAAGACTTTTTGGTCAGTCTTGGTCAGCTAACCAAACAAATGATCGATAAATTAAAGATACAACCTTTCTGAAATGAAAGGACTGGATCTTTGTTCAAATATCAACTCAACTGCCCGTATAtattatcccaaatgttcccAGTGTTAATACCCACAGAAATATAAGTTAAACTAGGCACCACATTTGGTTGCCTGTCACTATACCTTCCATGGCAGCATGAGAAACACTGTAGATGATGCTTCACAAAGTGTGGAAGGAAGGTGAATGAAACTTCAAAACATCTGTGTAAAATGTCTGCCTGGGTCACCTCATAGATTTCCATTGGTAATGGTGGTTGTCTgacaatgatgaaaacaaatgatcccAAGCTACACCAACATCTTtagttgtcattgttttgattaagaGATATTTAGCAGCTTAAATTACATGCTGTGcattttattaaacaaaactCAGTCTGTCCTTCACTCTTTTGTCCTCTAGGATCAGTAAACTGGGGTCAGGCAGTGATTTTGAAGCCTATTTTATCCGTTTGGGTATTGCTGCCGGCAGAGCGAGATACACCAAGAACAAGGTGAGAAACGCTGCACTTATGgatgtgtctgtaaaaacataattcattattcattctCTGATATTAAGGTTGACTACTCGATGTGCTTAGTTGCATCTTTTTGTGCTGTGTCCGTGCTCCAGACATGAAATGGTGCCAGAATCAGTGTTTGCTCCTgtaaaccacagacatgttgacaCCTGACATTGCTTTATTTTTACCTGACGCTATGctcatggtctggttaggtttaggcacacaaaaaaaaaaaactttgtttgaGGTCGGAAAATATCTATTTATGGCTTAAACTCCCAGTTTCGCCTGAAAAATATATTGATTGCTTGGTATTGTCAGCAAAAATAGTGCTCTTTAAGTGGTTTTATTCTGTCGCTTGGCAGCCAACTGGCCTAGGTGACTTGTGTAATCTGAAGGTAATATGACTGATATTGTAGAAATACTGCTATGTATATGCAGGCATTCATAGACTCAGTGTAATTCATTGAAAtaccctttgtgtgtgtgtgtgtgtgtgtgtgtgtgtgtgctcattcAGAAAACAGAGCGGTACAGCAGTTATCCAGTCTATCACAGTGTGTATGAAACTTTCGAGATAGTGGAGAAGTTCTACGACCCCACCTTCAAGAGGCTTCAGGCAGTGGCCCAGGTGAGAGGTGGGCTCATCTTCCTATTGGCTGATTCCCAGCTCCTCCCTCTTGACGCCGACCAATACGCAGACTCACTCAGGAAATATGCACACAGCATCACACAGCTGGCGCAGTCCCACCcagaggagatgaagatgtATGAGGTGTCGTTTGGTGAGTTGGTTGTGGTCGTTGAGGGCTTCATGTGCTGCCACAATGTTGACTTTTCCAACAatgtctctgctttttttttcaccccccgtttttcattttagattctttgttttctgctgtggaGAACTTCACGGTAGCAGCGAGGGACTTCCATGAGCGCCTGCAGACTCTCAACAGAGCAGAGTGCGTTTAAAATTTCATACATTTCAGATGTCcaaacaaatgctgaaaatatACAGTGCTGGTGTGCATGCTCTTTTTTTGTAGATGGTTTGAAATGGACACATACGATCTAATGCAACAGCTTGTCTACTTTTTCGAAACTTCTCCTTTTTCGTTTATCACTAA
This window encodes:
- the naalad2 gene encoding N-acetylated-alpha-linked acidic dipeptidase 2, with amino-acid sequence MRKESRLLKWIYWIVVVTALFLLGFAIGWFAKRTHPNTENNSASRRYLREFLDEMQPNNIREHLRKFTQLPHLAGTEQNLRYAEQIRDEWLEFGLDSVEMVPYDVLLSYPNKSQPNYISIVDQLGNEVFNSSLAEPVPEGYEDSANIVPPYSAFSAKGQPEGDLVYVNYGRTEDFFQLEREMGINVTGKIVIVRYGKIFRGNKVKNAMLAGAKGIIMFSDPADYWAAGVKPYPAGWNLPGGGAQRGNVLNLNGAGDPLTPGYPAKDYTYRFSLEDGVGLPKIPVHPIGFHDAIHLLKNMGGQIPPNNWKGALNVSYRIGPGFTDDFKSQKVRMNINTDNKVTRIYNVIGRIRGALEPDRYVILGGHRDAWVFGGIDPMSGAAVVHETVRSAGRLLSKGWRPRRTIVFASWDAEEFGLLGSTEWAEDNAKLLQERAVAYINADSAIEGMYTLRVDCTPSLHTLVYDLTKQITSPEEGEEGVSLYESWHKRDNWTNDRDAPRISKLGSGSDFEAYFIRLGIAAGRARYTKNKKTERYSSYPVYHSVYETFEIVEKFYDPTFKRLQAVAQVRGGLIFLLADSQLLPLDADQYADSLRKYAHSITQLAQSHPEEMKMYEVSFDSLFSAVENFTVAARDFHERLQTLNRADPLQVRVMNDQLMYLERAFIDPLGLPGRPFYRHVIFAPSSHNKYAGMSFPGIYDALFDIENSANPQKAWEEVKRQISIAAFTVHAAAMTLTPPA